A single window of Larimichthys crocea isolate SSNF chromosome XII, L_crocea_2.0, whole genome shotgun sequence DNA harbors:
- the LOC104917638 gene encoding trinucleotide repeat-containing gene 6A protein isoform X2, whose amino-acid sequence MAPIRDSVSHSPNQTGLEHPCLDSQYEPSPWSSGSPCSSDSNSNWGKVLVDGSTDKPNNPSSTNSSVWPPSSSSFSCSSSSSSSGCGSGSDPELASECMDADSSSSVGSEKNLAAVTTVMMMSANASSSVSSPASSPSSPSVTSAMMVGVSVNGDSNSRPVIGGGMGTIGGANNGNNNITGPSHYSVAGSSSIGSNNMGNHNKPVNNSGVWGTQSGNNMITTGGSTPCINGGLNPNTLNPNANHGAWPQNPTPSPVSQGQRPPQAQGMSSKLGLAPQQSPMLGWGSMAAPNNSSMMEDTEVNNGTASSKVLGSSNSGNGGLQPTNLNTESNGPNNTIMMNTTTTTTNATMTSSPPNSTASPQLSGDCSWGSIGGGNGGPLANGNPSSVPQHPQGELGGSGAFGTPWGATTYPGDKGHPNADTVNPQNPALMQAGNPQISSTAAYKSNNNHNNTGAPRWDQGPTNNPNQPQSNLSWGIGSNQIPSSAGQTPGNGNQTTIGAPAGIPRPWGSSASSSSSSSSSSSTSNNKMSNGEWGSATPGNNHSDAGSHKGSSANNGWKSLEDDAMGMGGGGGGGGSQGLGSVTGGWGRSGGSEGSGESSGGRSSSDRDGSQPKGGNRRKVIPQAVLPPVARADVDPRVLSNTGWGQTPIRQNTAWDTTSTNQHQGSRGDERKHSSGGSGWGTATPAAPSQTSGGWGGGSGSSGPATGGSGWGDRQTSGWDTKAPASGGGGQSGWDDGSSYKGNNNNNTSNTWSNNINKDDRSNTWTNAPKPQQGWGSNSGNGSEGWSNSGDGSRPGANNHWGENQKGAGSVGWDSDSDRSGSGCWSEPSRTNTSSSNTWVGSGGSNTPDQSTPNPSSNWGDSVHKPHPQSNSQGWGEPMKNNHGAQNWGEPNPKPSNEWGKGPESNTSRGNQGPNKPTGWLGGPMPTVGQKEEVATGWEEPSPESIRRRMEIDDGTAAWGDPGKYSGGTVNMWNRTGQSEQEAIGPSSQHQSHPQHQSHPQHSSKHPPQPMQPIAQDKNCSSGWGESYSQQKESSTWGEPTPAPPVTVDNGTSAWGKPMDTSSSWEEPNRGEPSRGSRESGWGGQHKSAPGPKPMETWVGEEVSMGNSWDQEEEVEIGMWSNSQQDNRSHDQNTWNYKHKSSYKMNKPVNKQDEPWMKPFINQFNTMNFSRDSPDDSMKTGAGMVQDKRMDMGSMGDFNGVMGKNPGSRHQLHKESAMDRSPYYDKNVNPMMSGSSVAQGRGGPQSQVPPQPNLRNQVPPPILPSQVPPSLLKYPGSNGGLNPLFGPQQVAVLNQLSQLNQLTQLNQFSQLQRLLLEQQRQQQQQKAQSQRVMAVGRQTEQTRPIGSSPSMMQPPRHLDPSLLKQAPPLKPYLDNYLPHNTPEMQKDAAALGSFNFPLSLNSNLNVPLDIGSSSGGGAVSYKEPPQSKLKKLWATDPLEQNSKTGAMSSGLRLEDSPFYDFLSPGPSPLSPPGQSMGSVADGWPPRANSPPPHGNTVTWPPEFRPGEPWKGYPNIDPETDPYVTPGSVINNLSINTVRDTDHLRDRNNGPSSSLNTTMPSNSAWSSIRASSHSGSLTSTAQSTSARPSESKWSPGGGSVSNSSLAHELWKVPLPPKALSVAAPSRPPPGLTSQKPSSASSGWDGSALRLGGWGSTESRYTPGSSWGDSSSSGRTQWLVLKNLTPQIDGSTLRTLCMQHGPLITFHLNLPHGNAVVCYSSKDEAAKAQKSLHMCVLGNTTILAEFASEEEINRFFAQGQSLATPSSGWQTIGSSQSRMDQSHPFPSRAPEPNQWNSSDLHSSSLWGGPNYSSSLWGSPSGTEAGRISSPSPISSFLPVDHLTGGGDSM is encoded by the exons ATGGCTCCCATTCGGGATTCCGTCAGCCACTCCCCTAATCAAACAG GTCTGGAGCATCCTTGCTTAGACTCGCAGTATGAGCCTTCCCCCTGGTCCTCTGGCTCTCCCTGCAGCAGTGACAGCAACAGCAACTGGGGCAAGGTCTTAGTGGACGGAAGCACCGACAAACCCAACAACCCTTCTTCAACCAACTCTTCTGTCtggcctccctcctcctcttcattctcttgctcctcatcttcatcctcttctGGCTGCGGGTCAGGATCAGACCCCGAGTTGGCATCAGAATGCATGGACGCAGACTCTAGCTCCTCGGTCGGCTCAGAGAAAAACCTCGCCGCTGTGacaacagtgatgatgatgtcagcaaatgcttcttcctctgtgtcttctcCGGCTtcttccccttcctcccctTCGGTGACTTCCGCCATGATGGTCGGCGTTTCAGTGAATGGAGACAGCAACAGTCGTCCGGTAATCGGTGGAGGGATGGGAACCATCGGCGGTGCaaataatggaaataataacATCACCGGGCCCTCCCACTATTCTGTGGCTGGGTCCAGCAGTATTGGCAGCAATAACATGGGTAACCACAACAAGCCCGTCAATAACAGTGGTGTATGGGGCACCCAGTCAGGCAACAACATGATCACCACTGGCGGAAGCACCCCCTGCATCAATGGAGGGTTAAACCCAAACACTTTAAACCCAAATGCCAACCACGGTGCCTGGCCGCAGAATCCAACCCCAAGCCCAGTGTCACAGGGCCAACGGCCTCCACAGGCTCAGGGGATGAGTTCCAAACTAGGTCTAGCTCCCCAACAGAGCCCCATGCTGGGCTGGGGTAGCATGGCAGCTCCAAACAACAGCAGTATGATGGAAGACACTGAGGTGAATAATGGTACAGCAAGCAGCAAGGTGTTAGGAAGCAGCAACAGTGGAAATGGTGGCCTACAGCCTACCAACCTTAACACTGAATCCAATGGACCAAATAACACTATTATGAtgaatactactactactactactaatgcCACAATGACCTCTAGTCCACCAAACTCTACCGCCTCACCCCAGCTTAGTGGGGATTGTTCCTGGGGCTCTATTGGAGGAGGGAATGGGGGTCCGCTGGCCAATGGAAACCCCTCATCAGTCCCCCAGCACCCCCAAGGTGAGCTGGGGGGTTCTGGGGCCTTCGGTACGCCTTGGGGCGCAACTACCTACCCTGGAGACAAGGGCCacccaaatgcagacactgTGAACCCCCAAAACCCTGCCTTAATGCAGGCTGGGAACCCCCAAATCTCCTCTACTGCTGCTTACAAGAGTAATAATAACCACAATAACACTGGGGCCCCACGCTGGGACCAGGGGCCCACGAATAACCCAAACCAGCCCCAGAGTAACTTGTCCTGGGGTATTGGCTCAAATCAGATCCCAAGTTCTGCAGGCCAAACACCTGGAAATGGCAACCAAACTACGATAGGCGCTCCAGCTGGGATACCTCGTCCCTGGGGTAGCAGCGCGTCGTCTTCTTCCTCATCGTCATCGTCCTCTTCCACATCTAACAACAAGATGTCAAACGGAGAATGGGGATCAGCAACTCCTGGTAACAACCATTCAGATGCTGGAAGTCATAAAGGAAGCTCTGCCAACAATGGCTGGAAGAGCCTGGAGGATGATGCCATGGGcatgggaggtggaggtggaggaggtggaagccAAGGCTTAGGAAGCGTCACTGGAGGCTGGGGTCGCTCTGGAGGAAGCGAAGGAAGCGGAGAGAGTTCCGGAGGCCGATCCAGCTCAGATAGAGACGGCAGCCAGCCAAAAGGGGGAAACCGCAGAAAAGTTATACCCCAAGCAGTACTGCCACCTGTGGCCCGGGCCGACGTGGACCCGAGGGTTCTGTCCAACACTGGATGGGGACAGACGCCCATACGGCAAAACACCGCCTGGGATACCACTTCTACCAATCAGCACCAGGGTtccagaggagatgaaagaaagCATAGCAGTGGAGGCTCCGGCTGGGGCACAGCAACACCGGCAGCTCCCTCCCAGACCTCTGGAG GTTGGGGGGGTGGGTCAGGAAGCTCAGGCCCAGCTACAGGAGGTTCTGGCTGGGGGGATCGACAGACCTCTGGGTGGGACACCAAAGCCCCAGCGAGTGGAGGAGGTGGGCAGAGTGGCTGGGACGATGGATCCAGCTACAAggggaacaacaacaacaacaccagtAACACCTGGAGCAATAACATTAACAAAGATGACAG GTCCAACACATGGACTAATGCACCAAAACCACAGCAGGGCTGGGGTTCCAACAGTGGAAATGGAAGCGAAGGCTGGAGTAATAGTGGAGATGGTTCCAGACCAGGGGCTAACAACCACTGGGGGGAGAACCAAAAAGGTGCAGGCTCAGTGGGCTGGGACAGCGACAGCGACCGGTCTGGCTCTGGATGTTGGAGTGAGCCAAGCCGaaccaacaccagcagcagcaacacctgGGTAGGGAGCGGAGGATCAAATACTCCAGACCAGAGCACTCCAAACCCAAGTTCAAACTGGGGCGACTCGGTCCACAAACCCCACCCTCAGAGTAACAGCCAGGGATGGGGTGAGCCAATGAAGAACAACCATGGAGCCCAGAACTGGGGTGAACCGAATCCCAAGCCCTCCAATGAGTGGGGCAAAGGTCCTGAATCCAACACGTCCAGAGGGAATCAAGGCCCCAACAAGCCCACAG gcTGGCTGGGAGGCCCCATGCCCACAGTAGGTCAGAAGGAGGAAGTGGCAACTGGGTGGGAAGAGCCTTCTCCAGAGTCCATTCGTCGGAGGATGGAAATTGATGACGGGACAGCAGCTTGGGGAGACCCTG GTAAATACAGCGGTGGAACTGTCAACATGTGGAACAGGactggccaatcagagcagGAGGCCATCGGCCCATCCTCTCAGCACCAGTCCCACCCCCAGCACCAGTCCCACCCCCAGCACAGCTCGAAGCATCCTCCTCAGCCTATGCAGCCAATTGCCCaggacaaaaactgcagttctg gTTGGGGTGAGTCTTACTCCCAGCAGAAGGAGTCCTCAACGTGGGGCGAGCCGACGCCTGCTCCACCTGTGACAGTGGACAATGGGACATCTGCCTGGGGGAAGCCCATGGACACCAGCTCCAGCTGGGAAGAACCCAACAGGGGTGAACCCAGCAGGGGTAGCAGAGAGTCTGGATGGGGCGGCCAGCATAAATCAG CTCCAGGTCCCAAGCCCATGGAGACGTGGGTTGGTGAGGAGGTGTCCATGGGCAATAGCTGggaccaggaagaggaggtggagatcgGCATGTGGAGTAACAGCCAACAGGACAACCGGTCCCATGACCAAAACACCTGGAACTACAAGCATAAAAGCTCCTACAAG ATGAACAAACCAGTCAACAAACAGGATGAACCTTGGATGAAACCCTTCATCAACCAGTTCAACACCATGAACTTCTCT AGAGACTCTCCTGATGACTCCATGAAGACGGGAGCAGGGATGGTGCAGGACAAGCGCATGGACATGGGCAGTATGGGAGACTTCAATGGAGTAATGGGAAAGAACCCTGGGTCTCGACACCAGCTCCACAAGGAGTCTGCCATGGATCGCAGCCCTTACTATGACAAG AATGTAAACCCCATGATGAGTGGCAGCAGCGTAGCACAGGGCCGAGGCGGCCCCCAGTCCCAGGTCCCTCCCCAACCCAACCTTCGTAACCAAGTGCCTCCACCCATCTTGCCCtctcag gtccCTCCATCCCTGTTGAAGTACCCTGGAAGTAACGGAGGACTGAACCCTCTGTTTGGCCCTCAGCAGGTGGCTGTGCTCAACCAACTCTCCCAGCTCAACCAGTTGACACAACTCAACCAGTTCAGCCAGTTACAG CGTCTTCTCCTCGAGCAGcagcgacagcagcagcagcagaaggctCAGAGCCAGAGAGTCATGGCTGTGGGACGACAGACTGAACAG ACACGTCCTATCGGTTCGTCTCCATCAATGATGCAGCCCCCACGGCACCTGGATCCCTCCCTGCTGAAACAGGCCCCACCCCTCAAACCGTACCTGGATAACTACTTGCCCCACAATACCCCGGAGATGCAGAAGGATGCTGCTGCTCTCGGATCCTTTAATTTCCCTTTAA GCTTGAACTCTAACCTGAATGTACCCCTGGACATaggtagtagtagtggtggcGGAGCTGTGAGCTACAAAGAGCCGCCCCAGTCCAAACTGAAGAAACTTTGGGCTACTGACCCTCTGGAGCAGAACAGCAAAACTG GTGCTATGTCGTCTGGGCTGCGTCTGGAGGACTCTCCCTTCTATGACTTCCTGTCTCCTGGCCCATCACCCCTGAGTCCTCCCGGCCAATCAATGGGCTCGGTGGCCGATGGCTGGCCGCCCCGTGCCAACTCCCCCCCGCCCCATGGAAACACTGTCACCTGGCCCCCAG agtTCCGGCCCGGGGAGCCTTGGAAAGGTTACCCCAACATTGACCCTGAGACTGACCCTTATGTGACCCCCGGCAGTGTCATCAACAACCTCTCCATCAACACCGTCCGCGACACAGACCACCTCAGGGACAGGAACAACG GGCCATCCTCATCACTGAACACCACGATGCCTTCTAACAGTGCCTGGTCATCCATTCGTGCCTCCAGCCACAGCGGTTCCCTCACCAGTACAGCACAAAGCACTTCAG CCAGACCCAGTGAGTCAAAGTGGTCTCCCGGCGGCGGTTCTGTGTCCAACTCCTCCCTGGCCCATGAGCTGTGGAAGGTCCCCCTGCCTCCCAAAGCGCTGTCTGTGGCGGCCCCCTCCAGACCACCACCCGGCCTCACCAGCCAGAAGcccagctctgcctcctccgGCTGGGACGGCTCTGCCCTGAGGCTGGGAGGGTGGGGCTCCACTGAGTCCAGATACACACCTG GTTCCAGTTGgggtgacagcagcagctcagggaGAACCCAATGGCTCGTTCTGAAAAATCTCACACCTCAG attGACGGCTCTACCCTGAGGACTTTGTGCATGCAGCACGGCCCTCTGATCACATTCCACCTCAACCTGCCGCACGGTAACGCCGTGGTATGCTACAGCTCCAAGGATGAGGCCGCCAAGGCCCAGAAGAGCCTGCACAT GTGTGTTTTGGGGAACACTACTATTCTAGCTGAGTTTGCCAGCGAGGAGGAAATCAACCGTTTCTTTGCACAAGGGCAGTCATTGGCCACTCCCTCCTCTGGCTGGCAGACCATTGGCTCTTCTCAGAGCAGAATGGATCAGTCTCACCCCTTTCCCAGCCGCGCTCCTGAACCCAACCAATGGAACAGCAGCGATCTCCACAGCTCCTCTCTCTGGGGCGGGCCCAACTATTCCAGTAGCCTGTGGGGGAGCCCCAGTGGCACCGAGGCGGGGAGGATCAGCAGCCCTTCTCCAATCAGCTCCTTCCTCCCGGTGGATCACCTGACAGGGGGAGGGGACTCCATGTGA